Proteins encoded together in one Thermoplasmatales archaeon BRNA1 window:
- a CDS encoding putative dithiol-disulfide isomerase involved in polyketide biosynthesis, producing the protein MKITYWTDFSCPFCYIGDTRLKNAIRSIGAEDLVEMELKSFQLTPQAGPKPRNDMVTGMAKHYGMSLSEAKERVDAISAMGAKEGLEFRYADVQSCNTFDAHRLMKMAFSHGKEEGERMALRLFQAFFGDCVLIADHDVLQGLAEECGFDGEEVREVLSSDRFADQVLADEREARGYGLNAVPFYIVGRYGVPGAPSTEEFAGLVKGELENSGELKKAPEGAVCGPDGCRIPGKD; encoded by the coding sequence ATGAAGATCACCTACTGGACGGACTTCTCCTGCCCGTTCTGCTACATCGGGGACACCCGCCTCAAGAACGCTATCAGGAGCATCGGCGCCGAGGATCTGGTGGAGATGGAGCTGAAGTCCTTCCAGCTCACCCCGCAGGCGGGGCCCAAGCCCAGGAACGACATGGTAACCGGCATGGCCAAGCACTACGGGATGTCCCTCTCCGAGGCGAAGGAGAGGGTGGACGCGATCTCCGCGATGGGGGCGAAGGAGGGTCTGGAGTTCAGGTACGCGGACGTCCAAAGCTGCAACACCTTCGACGCCCACAGGCTGATGAAGATGGCCTTCTCCCACGGGAAGGAGGAGGGCGAGAGGATGGCCCTGAGGCTGTTCCAGGCGTTCTTCGGGGACTGCGTACTAATCGCGGACCACGACGTCCTCCAAGGGCTAGCCGAGGAGTGCGGGTTCGACGGGGAGGAGGTCAGGGAGGTCCTGTCCTCCGACAGGTTCGCGGACCAGGTCCTGGCCGACGAGAGGGAGGCCCGGGGCTACGGGCTCAATGCGGTGCCGTTCTACATCGTCGGGAGGTACGGCGTCCCCGGAGCGCCCTCCACCGAGGAGTTCGCGGGGCTGGTGAAGGGGGAGCTGGAGAACTCGGGTGAGCTGAAGAAGGCGCCCGAGGGGGCCGTCTGCGGACCGGACGGCTGCAGGATCCCCGGAAAGGACTGA
- a CDS encoding putative GTPases (G3E family), whose amino-acid sequence MYVYILGGFLGSGKTSLLMRLASMFSEKKQKVAILVNESGEIGVDGATLKAQGYDAVELPSGCVCCTLAGTLQTALVNIVNDIDPDVVIIEPTGLALPHKVKDLVSSADVDEDRDIIIGIADIQRFNDLIKKKEEFFTRQMQGSDFILINKCDLAKDGEIEEATKWLNERFPDKEIIPVSVKEGTNLDKVYGMME is encoded by the coding sequence ATGTATGTCTACATTTTGGGCGGCTTCCTCGGAAGCGGGAAGACCAGCCTCCTGATGAGACTCGCCAGCATGTTCAGCGAAAAGAAACAGAAGGTAGCCATCCTCGTCAACGAGTCCGGAGAGATCGGTGTCGACGGGGCCACCCTCAAGGCCCAGGGATACGACGCCGTGGAGCTCCCCTCCGGATGCGTCTGCTGCACCCTCGCGGGCACCCTCCAGACCGCCCTCGTGAACATCGTCAACGACATCGACCCCGACGTGGTCATCATCGAGCCTACCGGACTCGCGCTCCCCCACAAGGTGAAGGATCTCGTTTCCTCCGCGGACGTGGACGAGGACAGGGACATCATCATCGGCATCGCCGATATCCAGAGGTTCAACGACCTCATCAAGAAGAAGGAAGAGTTCTTCACCAGGCAGATGCAGGGCTCCGACTTCATCCTGATCAACAAGTGCGACCTCGCCAAGGACGGCGAGATCGAGGAAGCCACCAAGTGGCTGAACGAGCGCTTCCCGGACAAGGAGATAATCCCCGTGTCCGTGAAGGAAGGTACCAACCTCGACAAGGTATACGGGATGATGGAATGA
- a CDS encoding YqaJ viral recombinase family, with protein MAFDGRANVVEIDESAKVVSFDIYRKKKITGTKLGAILGVSDFSTPFKVALELARIYPGDPPNKFIDAGNILEPKIRSYVRKNASKVAAMMGLPDGTQVIIEEPVDKETCGYDHFHDNSTFGGLVDGYVAYGEKRKAILEIKTSHDREKWLDEDGNYTKVPESYILQAGLYAELSRLDTIVFAVGFLEDEDYDRPNFWVPTEENTVLIVMQKPDMSEPMKDAEEWYHEYIDVGETPEWTDADADLVKWLKAYDPNRKPRNGSGFKKRRF; from the coding sequence ATGGCATTCGACGGCAGGGCAAACGTTGTGGAGATAGACGAATCGGCGAAGGTGGTCTCCTTCGACATCTACAGGAAGAAGAAGATCACCGGCACCAAGCTCGGGGCAATCCTGGGCGTGAGCGATTTCTCCACCCCGTTCAAGGTGGCCCTGGAGCTCGCCAGGATCTACCCCGGCGACCCGCCGAACAAGTTCATCGATGCGGGGAACATCCTCGAGCCGAAGATCCGCAGCTACGTCCGCAAGAATGCCTCCAAGGTCGCTGCGATGATGGGGCTGCCCGACGGCACCCAGGTGATCATCGAGGAACCCGTCGACAAGGAGACCTGCGGTTACGACCACTTCCACGACAACAGCACCTTCGGCGGACTGGTGGACGGGTACGTCGCATACGGGGAGAAGAGGAAGGCGATACTGGAGATCAAGACCTCCCATGACAGGGAGAAATGGCTGGACGAGGACGGGAACTACACCAAGGTACCGGAGTCCTACATCCTCCAGGCGGGCCTGTACGCCGAACTCAGCAGGCTGGACACCATCGTTTTCGCAGTGGGGTTCCTCGAGGACGAGGATTACGACCGCCCGAACTTCTGGGTGCCCACGGAGGAGAACACCGTCCTCATCGTGATGCAGAAGCCCGACATGTCCGAGCCCATGAAGGACGCGGAGGAGTGGTACCACGAGTACATCGATGTGGGCGAGACCCCGGAGTGGACCGATGCGGATGCGGACCTAGTAAAGTGGCTAAAGGCCTACGACCCCAACAGGAAACCCAGGAACGGTTCTGGGTTCAAGAAGAGAAGATTCTGA
- a CDS encoding Short-chain dehydrogenase of various substrate specificities, translating to MSREALITGASSGIGKSIARLLAKEGWNLVLVGRNHQVLDALRSEFNVLNEVKIKIIDADLAEDGAAEQVFREAEEFGISIDLLVNCAGFGDLGLFAECDPKKQAEMIHVNDISLTLLTRYFLPGMIERRSGKILNVASVASFQPGPLMSVYYASKAFVLSFTEALDVELRGTGVTVSALCPGPTNTRFAETANATGKNVFKQSSSADPDAIAAYGIRKAMRGKVIIVCGTPFKLAIFFERFMPRSSIRKMIYKIQKKSVPDGKN from the coding sequence ATGAGCAGAGAGGCCCTTATCACCGGAGCATCCAGCGGCATCGGGAAGTCCATCGCCAGACTTCTCGCGAAGGAAGGCTGGAACCTGGTTCTGGTGGGACGCAACCATCAGGTCCTCGATGCCCTCCGCAGCGAGTTCAACGTCCTCAACGAGGTGAAGATCAAGATCATCGATGCCGACCTTGCGGAGGACGGCGCCGCCGAGCAGGTATTCAGGGAGGCGGAGGAATTCGGAATCAGCATAGACCTCCTGGTGAACTGTGCGGGTTTCGGAGATCTGGGTCTTTTCGCGGAATGCGATCCCAAGAAGCAGGCCGAGATGATACACGTCAACGACATCTCCCTCACGCTGCTCACAAGGTACTTCCTCCCGGGAATGATCGAGAGGCGCTCCGGGAAGATCCTCAACGTCGCATCCGTGGCCTCGTTCCAGCCCGGACCGCTGATGTCCGTCTATTACGCCTCCAAGGCATTCGTCCTCAGTTTCACCGAGGCCCTGGACGTCGAGCTCAGGGGTACGGGGGTGACGGTCTCCGCGCTCTGCCCCGGGCCCACCAACACCCGCTTCGCCGAGACCGCGAACGCGACCGGCAAGAACGTCTTCAAGCAGTCCTCTTCCGCCGACCCGGATGCCATCGCGGCCTACGGCATCAGGAAGGCGATGAGGGGGAAGGTCATCATCGTATGCGGGACGCCGTTCAAACTGGCGATATTCTTCGAGAGGTTCATGCCCCGTTCGAGCATCAGGAAGATGATCTACAAGATCCAGAAGAAATCTGTGCCAGACGGCAAGAATTGA
- a CDS encoding indolepyruvate ferredoxin oxidoreductase, alpha subunit, with translation MADLLAESGKQLLLGNEAITRGLFEAGVKFASTYPGTPSSEVGNLLEELSERAGMYFEFSSNEKTAMEVSAAAASSGVRSFVFMKHVGLNAAADPLMTLTYAGVRGGMLIMSADDPSAHSSQNEQDNRYYATLALMPMVEPSNPQEAKDFIAPAYEISENLGLPVLFRTTTRVNHARGVVTLGKIRNDTPLRGHFEKDDKSFVNIPAFAVGNRVRLLERNKAALQMSEESPLNRIEGDGDIGVITSGVSYCYVKECLSGVSILKLGFTNPVPEKKIADFVRGKKMIIVVEELEPFLEDQVLRIIAQNNLGVPVRGKRDGTLPREWEFSPDTMQRLKGLVKVNEAAVPMPKSNVTLPGRPPSLCAGCPHRGMYAATKKAVGNTPVVYCSDIGCYTLGVQPPFRTADFIICMGGGAGAAGGFAQATDQKPIAFIGDSTFFHSGVPPLTSALFNHHNIVMVILDNRTTAMTGHQPNPGTGRHFGGIDTDAVDIESLVKGIGIKFVETVDPYKVKECVDVMKRAIAFDGVAVVISKCPCPLLLKKERMLAKRSATVDVSKCVKCYTCLKMIACPALVKQEDGTVQTDPSQCIGCGMCADVCPKKVIEVRQ, from the coding sequence ATGGCAGACCTACTAGCCGAAAGCGGTAAGCAGCTCCTCCTCGGGAACGAGGCCATCACCAGGGGCCTCTTCGAGGCGGGAGTGAAGTTCGCGTCCACCTACCCCGGCACGCCCTCCTCCGAGGTCGGGAACCTCCTAGAGGAGCTCTCCGAGAGGGCCGGGATGTATTTCGAGTTCTCATCCAACGAGAAGACCGCCATGGAGGTCTCCGCCGCGGCGGCATCCTCCGGCGTGAGGTCCTTCGTGTTCATGAAGCACGTGGGGCTCAACGCGGCGGCCGACCCCCTCATGACCCTCACCTACGCCGGGGTCAGGGGTGGCATGCTCATCATGAGCGCGGACGACCCGTCCGCACACAGCTCCCAGAACGAGCAGGACAACAGGTACTACGCCACCCTGGCGCTCATGCCCATGGTGGAGCCCTCCAATCCCCAGGAGGCCAAGGACTTCATCGCCCCCGCATACGAGATCTCCGAGAATCTCGGTCTCCCCGTGCTCTTCAGGACCACCACCCGCGTCAACCACGCCAGAGGAGTGGTCACCCTCGGTAAGATCAGGAACGACACCCCCCTGAGGGGACACTTCGAGAAGGACGACAAGTCCTTCGTCAACATCCCCGCCTTCGCGGTCGGTAACAGGGTCCGTCTCCTGGAGAGGAACAAGGCCGCCCTCCAGATGTCCGAGGAGTCCCCCCTCAACAGGATCGAGGGCGACGGCGACATCGGAGTGATCACCTCCGGCGTCTCGTACTGCTACGTCAAGGAGTGCCTCTCCGGTGTCAGCATCCTCAAGCTCGGGTTCACAAACCCCGTCCCTGAGAAGAAGATCGCGGACTTCGTCCGCGGTAAGAAGATGATCATCGTCGTGGAGGAGCTGGAGCCCTTCCTGGAAGACCAGGTCCTCAGGATCATCGCACAGAACAACCTGGGCGTCCCTGTCCGCGGGAAGAGGGACGGGACCCTGCCCAGGGAGTGGGAGTTCTCCCCCGACACCATGCAGAGGCTCAAGGGCCTCGTGAAGGTGAACGAGGCCGCGGTCCCCATGCCCAAGTCCAACGTCACCCTGCCGGGACGTCCCCCGTCCCTCTGCGCCGGATGCCCCCACAGGGGGATGTACGCGGCCACCAAGAAGGCCGTGGGTAACACCCCCGTCGTTTACTGCTCCGACATCGGATGCTACACCCTCGGGGTCCAGCCTCCCTTCAGGACCGCCGACTTCATCATCTGCATGGGAGGGGGCGCCGGGGCCGCGGGAGGATTCGCCCAGGCCACCGACCAGAAGCCCATCGCGTTCATCGGGGACTCCACCTTCTTCCACAGCGGCGTCCCCCCGCTCACCTCCGCCCTGTTCAACCACCACAACATCGTGATGGTCATCCTGGACAACAGGACCACCGCCATGACCGGCCACCAGCCCAACCCGGGGACCGGGAGGCACTTCGGCGGCATCGACACCGACGCCGTGGACATCGAGAGCCTGGTGAAGGGAATAGGCATCAAGTTCGTCGAGACCGTCGATCCATACAAGGTCAAGGAGTGCGTGGACGTCATGAAGAGGGCAATCGCCTTCGACGGCGTCGCGGTGGTCATCTCCAAGTGCCCCTGCCCCCTGCTCCTGAAGAAGGAGAGGATGCTCGCCAAGAGGTCCGCCACCGTGGACGTCTCCAAGTGCGTCAAGTGCTACACCTGCCTGAAGATGATCGCCTGCCCCGCCCTCGTGAAGCAGGAGGACGGCACCGTGCAGACCGATCCCTCCCAGTGCATCGGGTGTGGGATGTGCGCCGACGTCTGCCCCAAGAAGGTCATCGAGGTGAGACAGTGA
- a CDS encoding Pyruvate:ferredoxin oxidoreductase-related 2-oxoacid:ferredoxin oxidoreductase, gamma subunit, translating into MKYSVQIVGVGGQGVLLASMVLGNAAMESGYNVMMSEVHGMAQRGGSVLSTLRFGDEVYSPLEASGGADLIMAFEPVEAVRSMGLGNRETRILMNLDPVYPGNVAAGFEEYPKIEDLLESITSQNSHVATISATEIAIKAGKAVAANAVMIGAVAAMQGFPLKKDVLKRILLDTVPEKFRDLNEKAFEMGFEAMAPKN; encoded by the coding sequence GTGAAGTATTCCGTCCAGATCGTCGGAGTGGGAGGACAGGGGGTCCTCCTCGCGTCCATGGTCCTCGGCAACGCCGCCATGGAGTCCGGATACAACGTCATGATGAGCGAGGTCCACGGTATGGCCCAGAGGGGCGGTTCCGTCCTGTCTACCCTCCGCTTCGGGGACGAGGTCTACTCCCCCCTCGAGGCCTCCGGCGGCGCGGACCTCATCATGGCCTTCGAGCCCGTCGAGGCCGTCAGGTCCATGGGCCTCGGCAACAGGGAGACCCGGATCCTCATGAACCTGGATCCCGTCTACCCCGGCAACGTCGCCGCGGGATTCGAGGAATACCCCAAGATCGAGGACCTTCTGGAGTCCATCACATCCCAGAACTCCCACGTTGCCACCATCTCCGCGACCGAGATCGCCATAAAGGCGGGCAAGGCCGTGGCAGCTAACGCCGTGATGATCGGTGCCGTGGCAGCCATGCAGGGATTCCCGCTGAAGAAGGACGTCCTCAAGAGGATCCTCCTCGACACCGTCCCCGAGAAGTTCAGGGACCTCAACGAGAAGGCCTTCGAGATGGGATTCGAGGCGATGGCCCCGAAGAACTGA